One genomic window of Haloarcula limicola includes the following:
- a CDS encoding ABC1 kinase family protein — protein sequence MNLRAYWRFFVVVRHFLPLMLAYARDRNRFLLFGRSRQVTGEQRRERATTLLDSLLTLGPTFIKLGQLLSTRPDILPPEYIDEFSKLQDRVPPADWEKAKPVLESDLGSVEERFAEFDTDAISGASLGQVYRAEVDGEPVAVKIRRPGIEDLVEADLRVIRWSLPLLMYFIDESRSFSLETLADEFAKTIREEMDYEREARMLGEIRENFAGDGAVRIPRVIDTHSTQRVLTMEYVPGTKINDIEDLDARGIDRTRLAETLQRSYLQMIIEDGVFHADPHPGNLAVQEDGTLVFYDFGMSGRVDPFVQDKIVDFYAAVAEQDIDAILDALIEMGTLSPEADRQVMGDVMELAIADARGEDIEQYRVQQIVQQVEDTIYEFPLRLPSNLALVLRVATVVEGVCVTLDPEFDFISVATEYLREEGYIAAGVRNYVEDRATEVQDAAQSAVRIPPKLESVLDRVEREDLQVRADIEDSDRLLATMTKRLILGMMLASSIFSTAFLYAEATPLVAAVTGVAVVALTVALWWSFRSRKNVRAKPQFTRQSMRERQQQSGSGSVGGAGGLPTSFDDEDA from the coding sequence GTGAATCTCCGCGCGTACTGGCGGTTCTTCGTCGTCGTTCGCCACTTCCTGCCGCTGATGCTCGCCTACGCACGCGACCGAAACCGCTTCCTCCTCTTCGGCCGGTCCCGGCAGGTCACGGGCGAACAGCGGCGAGAGCGGGCGACGACGCTGCTGGACTCGCTGCTGACGCTCGGCCCGACCTTCATCAAACTCGGGCAGTTGCTCTCGACGCGTCCCGACATCCTCCCGCCGGAGTACATCGACGAGTTCTCGAAACTGCAGGACCGCGTCCCGCCGGCCGACTGGGAGAAGGCGAAGCCGGTCCTCGAAAGCGACCTCGGGAGCGTCGAGGAGCGCTTCGCGGAGTTCGACACCGACGCGATAAGCGGCGCGTCGCTGGGGCAGGTCTACCGCGCCGAGGTCGACGGCGAGCCCGTCGCTGTGAAGATCCGCCGGCCCGGCATCGAGGACCTCGTCGAGGCCGACCTGCGGGTCATCCGCTGGTCGCTCCCCCTTCTGATGTACTTCATCGACGAGTCCCGGTCGTTCTCCCTGGAGACGCTGGCCGACGAGTTCGCCAAGACCATCCGCGAGGAGATGGACTACGAGCGCGAGGCCCGCATGCTCGGCGAGATCCGGGAGAACTTCGCCGGCGACGGCGCGGTCCGCATCCCGCGGGTGATAGACACCCACTCCACCCAGCGCGTCCTGACGATGGAGTACGTCCCGGGAACGAAGATCAACGACATCGAAGACTTAGACGCCCGCGGCATCGACCGAACCCGGTTGGCCGAGACGCTCCAGCGCTCGTACCTCCAGATGATCATCGAGGACGGCGTCTTCCACGCCGACCCGCACCCCGGTAACCTCGCCGTCCAGGAGGACGGGACGCTCGTCTTCTACGACTTCGGGATGTCCGGCCGGGTGGACCCGTTCGTCCAGGACAAGATCGTCGATTTCTACGCGGCCGTCGCCGAACAGGACATCGACGCTATCCTCGACGCCCTCATCGAGATGGGAACCCTGAGTCCCGAGGCCGACCGGCAGGTGATGGGCGACGTGATGGAGCTGGCCATCGCGGACGCCCGCGGCGAGGACATCGAGCAGTACCGCGTCCAGCAGATCGTCCAGCAGGTCGAGGACACCATCTACGAGTTCCCGCTTCGCCTGCCGTCGAACCTCGCGCTCGTCCTGCGCGTGGCGACGGTCGTCGAGGGAGTCTGCGTGACCTTGGACCCCGAGTTCGACTTCATCTCGGTGGCGACCGAGTACCTCCGCGAGGAGGGGTACATCGCCGCCGGGGTCAGGAACTACGTTGAGGACCGGGCGACGGAGGTACAGGACGCCGCCCAGTCGGCGGTTCGCATCCCGCCGAAACTCGAATCGGTCCTCGACCGGGTCGAACGCGAGGACCTGCAGGTCCGGGCCGACATCGAGGACTCGGACCGCCTGCTCGCGACGATGACCAAGCGGCTGATCCTGGGGATGATGCTCGCCAGTTCGATATTCTCGACGGCCTTCCTCTACGCCGAGGCGACGCCGCTCGTGGCCGCGGTCACCGGCGTCGCCGTCGTTGCGCTGACCGTCGCGCTCTGGTGGTCGTTCCGGTCGCGGAAGAACGTCCGCGCGAAGCCGCAGTTCACCAGACAGAGCATGCGCGAACGACAGCAACAGTCGGGGTCGGGGAGCGTCGGCGGTGCCGGCGGGCTCCCGACCTCCTTCGACGACGAGGACGCCTAA
- a CDS encoding molybdopterin-binding protein, translated as MTGPSPTDGDECSLETARRQLGSYAVPVDRTDRVPLSVAVGRVLAEDATAAEAVPESDIAVGDAVFERGRQLGPADLGLLKAAGRNELHVRQRPQVGIVPTGDELVQREAAEGERVETAGFTLAQYADRWGAKATYRDVVADDAPALRAAVQRDLTRDVVVLTGTEPGDALRDVVADLGDLIAERVAITPGRETGLAVVEDRPVLLLPESPVAARVGAVQLLRPLVKAFSGAPLSSHPTADATLTEDVATTASRRAFVPVSHEQGTATPLSGIDLGSATRADGWVAVPEGTEAVAAGERVAVEDWDYLP; from the coding sequence ATGACCGGCCCTTCACCGACGGACGGGGACGAATGTAGCCTCGAGACCGCGCGTCGGCAACTCGGGAGTTACGCGGTCCCCGTCGACCGAACAGACCGCGTCCCGCTCTCCGTCGCCGTCGGCCGAGTGCTCGCGGAGGACGCGACGGCCGCCGAGGCCGTTCCCGAGTCGGACATCGCCGTCGGCGACGCGGTCTTCGAGCGCGGCCGGCAGCTCGGGCCCGCCGACCTCGGCCTGTTGAAGGCCGCCGGTCGGAACGAACTGCACGTCCGCCAGCGCCCGCAGGTGGGCATCGTCCCGACCGGCGACGAACTCGTCCAGCGCGAGGCGGCCGAGGGCGAACGCGTCGAGACGGCGGGGTTCACCCTCGCGCAGTACGCCGACCGCTGGGGCGCGAAGGCCACCTATCGGGACGTGGTCGCCGACGACGCCCCGGCCCTGCGGGCGGCCGTCCAGCGGGACCTGACCCGCGACGTCGTCGTCCTCACCGGCACCGAACCCGGCGACGCGCTCAGGGACGTCGTCGCGGATCTCGGTGATCTGATCGCCGAGCGGGTCGCTATCACGCCTGGCCGCGAGACCGGACTGGCCGTCGTCGAGGACCGACCCGTCCTCCTCCTGCCGGAGTCGCCCGTCGCCGCCCGCGTCGGAGCCGTCCAGTTGCTCCGGCCGCTCGTGAAGGCCTTCTCCGGCGCACCGCTCTCGTCGCATCCGACGGCCGACGCGACGCTCACCGAGGACGTAGCGACGACGGCGTCGCGGCGGGCGTTCGTCCCCGTCTCGCACGAACAGGGGACCGCGACGCCGCTCTCGGGGATCGACCTCGGATCGGCGACGCGGGCCGACGGCTGGGTGGCGGTACCCGAGGGGACCGAGGCGGTGGCCGCCGGGGAGCGCGTCGCCGTCGAGGACTGGGACTACCTCCCGTAG
- a CDS encoding HAD family hydrolase, with product MAHDYDFWLFDLDGTLIDVDPGYPPAVIARVGERLGHGFSDEEATRLWYGQGDAREDLLAERDISPEQFWSAFHEEEDPRERAEATYLYDDAERFLADRAEPVGLVTHCQEYLTDPVLDALDIADWFDTVVCCDDDIGWKPDPAPLYRAMDEMGVGHNGHVGAMAGDNPGDIGAARNAGLDGIHVAREEDTDRDRCVRGDHRVTSLLDL from the coding sequence ACGACTATGACTTCTGGCTGTTCGACCTCGACGGGACGCTCATCGACGTCGACCCCGGGTATCCGCCAGCAGTCATAGCCCGCGTGGGCGAGCGACTCGGCCACGGGTTCAGCGACGAGGAGGCGACCCGCCTCTGGTACGGGCAGGGCGACGCCCGCGAGGACCTCCTCGCCGAACGCGACATCAGTCCCGAACAGTTCTGGAGCGCCTTCCACGAGGAGGAAGATCCGCGCGAACGGGCCGAAGCGACGTACCTCTACGACGACGCCGAGCGGTTCCTCGCCGACCGGGCGGAACCCGTCGGTCTGGTCACTCACTGTCAGGAGTACCTCACCGACCCGGTCCTCGACGCGCTGGACATCGCCGACTGGTTCGACACCGTCGTCTGCTGTGACGACGACATCGGCTGGAAGCCCGACCCCGCGCCGCTGTACCGCGCCATGGACGAGATGGGCGTCGGCCACAACGGCCACGTCGGCGCGATGGCGGGCGACAACCCCGGCGACATCGGCGCGGCGCGAAACGCCGGACTCGACGGCATCCACGTCGCTCGGGAGGAAGACACCGATCGAGACCGTTGCGTGCGCGGCGACCACCGCGTCACGTCGCTGCTCGACCTCTGA
- a CDS encoding GIDE domain-containing protein → MVLPQLVALGFAAVAAYLLYTGGRELTTVYHVLRDDPVEVRTLHGHTGPVEIEGTAVEGDEGTVTAPFTGSPCLAYTYEVEELRSSGKSESWHTLDEGMGGVDFVVDDGTGRVRVDPSGADVRLEDHTVTVPPGTELPDRLAEYVAATDAVDAQDRTVNLLVTEINVGNKQRFTERRLDVGESVYVYGQARRGPAVEWGSNLVDALVGDGNGTPVFVISDTSERGTAWRIARGGLWRVGLALVVGLLGVVFLRPFVP, encoded by the coding sequence ATGGTCCTCCCGCAGCTGGTCGCGCTGGGCTTCGCCGCCGTCGCCGCCTACCTCCTCTACACCGGCGGTCGCGAACTCACGACGGTGTATCACGTCCTCCGAGACGACCCGGTCGAAGTCCGGACCCTCCACGGCCACACCGGCCCGGTCGAGATAGAGGGGACGGCCGTCGAGGGCGACGAGGGAACGGTGACGGCCCCATTCACCGGGTCGCCGTGCCTGGCCTACACCTACGAGGTCGAGGAGCTTCGTTCCTCGGGGAAGAGCGAGTCGTGGCACACGCTGGACGAGGGGATGGGCGGCGTCGACTTCGTCGTGGACGACGGCACCGGTCGCGTCCGCGTCGACCCCTCCGGCGCGGACGTGCGCCTCGAAGACCACACCGTGACGGTACCGCCGGGGACGGAACTACCGGACCGGCTGGCCGAGTACGTCGCCGCGACGGACGCCGTCGACGCGCAGGACAGGACGGTGAACCTGCTGGTCACGGAGATCAACGTCGGGAACAAGCAGCGGTTCACCGAGCGCCGGCTCGACGTGGGTGAGTCGGTGTACGTCTACGGGCAGGCGCGGCGCGGCCCCGCGGTCGAGTGGGGGAGCAACCTCGTCGATGCCCTGGTGGGCGACGGGAACGGCACGCCCGTGTTCGTCATCTCGGACACGTCGGAGCGCGGGACGGCGTGGCGCATCGCCCGCGGCGGTCTCTGGCGGGTGGGGCTGGCGCTCGTCGTCGGACTGCTCGGGGTGGTCTTTCTCCGGCCGTTCGTCCCGTAG
- a CDS encoding NRAMP family divalent metal transporter, with the protein MATRDTRSLRERLSGMGPTWLAGAIATGPATIGALVTAGASFDYALLWVVVLSAVMGATAQYLAMRLGLLTEAGIVAAVEENLGDAWAWLLVADTVVAAGVAQLVIMKTLAGVSAEVAGFSPVVWAVFWGVVLAVGLAGGGYEYAERGAKVLVSLVVVLFVASLFVVPIDYGAAAAGLVPAIPAGVEGALLAAGILGGAVHIALVTMQSYTMRARGWTIDDADLAVFDVGASMLVAFGVASLAIFLVAASVLSDPGLGAVGAATALGPLVGSNAKWLFLLGLWGAAVTTLGGNTVVPPYVLADKMGWAQDTADSRYRAAIAGFALLSALGVFIPGAVFGLLVQALAIGFVGTPFVLALVLYLLNDPTAVPETNSLLENVGGLLVVGISTVVAGQWVRRVASGGVTDPVSLAILAFAAVLAAAMVGLAALFVRDRLRDEGERAVPAD; encoded by the coding sequence ATGGCGACGAGGGACACGCGCTCCCTCCGCGAGCGCCTCTCGGGGATGGGGCCGACGTGGCTCGCCGGGGCCATCGCCACCGGGCCGGCGACCATCGGCGCGCTCGTCACCGCCGGCGCGAGTTTCGACTACGCGCTGCTGTGGGTCGTCGTCCTCTCGGCGGTGATGGGCGCGACCGCGCAGTACCTGGCGATGCGTCTCGGCCTGCTGACCGAGGCCGGCATCGTCGCCGCCGTCGAGGAGAACCTCGGCGACGCCTGGGCGTGGCTGCTGGTCGCCGACACCGTCGTCGCGGCGGGGGTCGCCCAACTCGTCATCATGAAGACGCTCGCCGGCGTCTCGGCCGAGGTCGCGGGCTTCAGCCCCGTCGTCTGGGCGGTGTTCTGGGGCGTCGTGTTGGCCGTCGGCCTCGCCGGCGGCGGCTACGAGTACGCCGAACGCGGCGCGAAGGTGCTGGTCTCGCTCGTGGTCGTCCTGTTCGTCGCGTCGCTGTTCGTCGTCCCCATCGACTACGGCGCGGCGGCGGCGGGCCTCGTTCCCGCCATCCCGGCCGGCGTCGAAGGGGCGCTGCTCGCGGCGGGCATCCTCGGCGGTGCCGTCCACATCGCGCTCGTGACGATGCAGTCCTACACGATGCGCGCCCGCGGCTGGACCATCGACGACGCGGACCTCGCCGTCTTCGACGTGGGCGCGTCGATGCTGGTCGCCTTCGGCGTCGCCAGCCTCGCCATCTTCCTCGTCGCCGCGTCGGTCCTCAGCGATCCGGGCCTCGGAGCGGTGGGCGCTGCGACGGCGCTCGGGCCGCTCGTCGGGTCGAATGCGAAGTGGCTGTTCCTGCTCGGACTTTGGGGCGCGGCCGTGACGACGCTCGGCGGCAACACCGTCGTCCCGCCGTACGTCCTCGCGGACAAGATGGGCTGGGCACAGGACACCGCCGACTCGCGCTATCGGGCCGCCATCGCCGGTTTCGCGCTCCTCAGCGCTCTGGGCGTGTTCATTCCCGGCGCGGTGTTCGGCCTGCTCGTCCAGGCGCTGGCGATCGGGTTCGTCGGGACGCCGTTCGTGCTGGCGCTCGTGCTCTACCTCCTCAACGACCCGACCGCCGTCCCGGAGACGAACTCGCTCCTCGAGAACGTCGGCGGCCTGCTGGTGGTCGGCATCAGTACGGTCGTCGCCGGGCAGTGGGTGAGGCGGGTGGCGTCGGGCGGCGTCACCGACCCCGTGTCGCTCGCCATCCTCGCGTTCGCCGCGGTCCTCGCCGCCGCGATGGTCGGTCTCGCGGCCCTGTTCGTCCGGGACCGGCTGCGAGACGAAGGTGAGCGCGCGGTTCCGGCCGACTGA
- a CDS encoding Nif3-like dinuclear metal center hexameric protein has translation MHAGELAARLDEELAVDAYADIDASPNGLQVGPADRDVDRVALAVDAAAETIDRAADADADLLLTHHGIVWGSVERVTGTTYDRVAPLIEGGLALYVAHLPLDGHQTLGNAAGVADLLGLDDREPFGTVGSERIGQRGTLPEPTPLSDLTGTLESSLDTGGRPVQTLDFGPESVEDVAVVTGSGADWVGEADEVDADVLVTGEGKQQVYHEAREAGINVVLAGHYATETFGVRSVGSLLSEWGLETTFINCPTGF, from the coding sequence ATGCACGCAGGCGAACTCGCCGCCAGACTCGACGAGGAGCTCGCCGTCGACGCCTACGCCGATATCGACGCGAGCCCCAACGGACTGCAGGTCGGCCCGGCCGACCGCGACGTCGACCGCGTCGCGCTCGCCGTCGACGCGGCCGCCGAGACCATCGACCGAGCCGCCGACGCCGATGCGGACCTCCTGCTCACTCATCACGGCATCGTCTGGGGGAGCGTCGAACGCGTCACCGGGACGACCTACGACCGAGTCGCACCGCTCATCGAGGGCGGCCTCGCGCTCTACGTCGCGCATCTCCCGCTCGACGGTCACCAGACGCTCGGCAACGCCGCCGGCGTGGCCGACCTCCTCGGTCTCGACGACCGCGAGCCGTTCGGTACCGTCGGGAGCGAACGCATCGGTCAGCGCGGGACGCTCCCCGAACCGACGCCGCTCTCGGACCTCACCGGGACGCTCGAATCGTCGCTCGACACCGGCGGCCGGCCGGTTCAGACGCTCGATTTCGGCCCCGAGAGCGTCGAAGACGTGGCCGTCGTCACCGGGAGCGGGGCCGACTGGGTCGGTGAGGCCGACGAGGTTGACGCCGACGTGTTGGTCACCGGCGAGGGCAAACAGCAGGTCTACCACGAGGCCCGCGAGGCCGGTATCAACGTCGTGCTGGCGGGCCACTACGCCACCGAGACGTTCGGCGTCCGGTCGGTCGGGTCCCTGCTCTCGGAGTGGGGGCTGGAGACGACGTTCATCAACTGCCCGACCGGGTTCTGA
- a CDS encoding Hsp20/alpha crystallin family protein → MSALREALRDLPDAVFADVLESEEAYLLVLDLPGVTAETLDVSVEGGRLVIEGQRAKDAPSEFRFVREDRSVFLDVELPLPPDATGRGGEGTVERGVLELRLPKASAAPSTTIPVEEA, encoded by the coding sequence ATGTCAGCGCTGCGTGAGGCGTTGCGGGACCTCCCCGACGCCGTGTTCGCGGACGTGCTCGAATCCGAGGAAGCGTACCTGCTCGTGCTGGACCTGCCGGGCGTGACCGCGGAGACGCTCGACGTCAGCGTCGAGGGCGGCCGCCTCGTCATCGAAGGGCAGCGCGCGAAGGACGCTCCCTCGGAGTTCCGCTTCGTCCGCGAGGACCGCTCCGTATTCCTCGACGTCGAACTGCCGCTCCCGCCGGACGCGACCGGGCGGGGGGGCGAGGGGACCGTCGAACGCGGCGTCCTCGAACTCCGCCTCCCGAAGGCCAGCGCCGCGCCGAGCACGACGATTCCCGTCGAAGAGGCCTGA
- a CDS encoding translation initiation factor IF-5A: MAREQTEVRELDEGSYVMIDDAPCKIDSYSTAKPGKHGSAKARIDARGVFDSKKRSLSQPVDAKVWVPIIGRKQGQVVSVDGSDAQVMDLETYDTFTMLMPEDVDLQPDDEIEYLEYEEQRKITRS, translated from the coding sequence ATGGCAAGAGAGCAGACAGAAGTTCGCGAACTGGACGAGGGCAGTTACGTGATGATCGACGACGCGCCGTGTAAGATCGACTCCTACAGCACGGCCAAGCCCGGCAAACACGGCAGCGCCAAGGCGCGAATCGACGCCCGCGGCGTCTTCGACAGCAAGAAGCGCTCGCTGTCCCAGCCCGTCGACGCGAAGGTCTGGGTCCCCATCATCGGCCGAAAGCAGGGACAGGTCGTCTCCGTCGACGGTAGCGACGCACAGGTCATGGACCTAGAGACCTACGACACGTTCACGATGCTCATGCCCGAGGACGTCGACCTCCAGCCCGACGACGAGATCGAGTACCTCGAATACGAGGAGCAGCGCAAGATCACGCGGTCGTAA
- the speB gene encoding agmatinase: protein MFPGAAADREDAAYALVGAPLDASTSFRPGARFGPRRVRTFGEQFDDYDRHTGRHFTDLSVYDHGDVGPTADTAEYLDFLTSAIAEFDRDGAVPLLVGGEHTVTVAAVRALSPDVFVCLDAHLDLRESYAGDEYSHATVTRHALSVADRAIVLGARTGSEAEWDRADAEDVTVVPPEEVPGWTPDFDGTAYLSVDIDAADPGFAPGTGTPEPFGLSPREMRDAVRSVAPQTVGFDIVEVNDRDDGQAATLAAKLLRAYVFAHADA from the coding sequence ATGTTCCCCGGCGCGGCCGCCGACCGCGAGGACGCGGCCTACGCCCTCGTGGGGGCACCGCTGGACGCTTCGACTTCTTTCCGTCCCGGTGCCCGCTTCGGCCCGCGCCGCGTCCGCACGTTCGGCGAGCAGTTCGACGACTACGACCGCCACACCGGTCGGCACTTCACCGACCTCTCTGTGTACGATCACGGCGACGTCGGCCCGACGGCCGACACCGCCGAGTACCTCGACTTCCTGACGAGCGCCATCGCCGAGTTCGACAGGGACGGGGCCGTGCCGCTGCTGGTCGGCGGCGAACACACCGTCACCGTCGCCGCCGTCCGCGCGCTCTCCCCGGACGTCTTCGTCTGTCTCGACGCCCACCTCGACCTGCGCGAGTCCTACGCCGGCGACGAGTACTCCCACGCGACGGTGACCCGCCACGCGCTCTCGGTGGCGGACCGCGCGATCGTCCTCGGCGCTCGCACCGGGAGCGAAGCCGAGTGGGACCGCGCCGACGCCGAAGACGTGACCGTCGTCCCGCCGGAGGAGGTGCCCGGCTGGACGCCGGACTTCGACGGCACGGCCTACCTCTCCGTGGACATCGACGCCGCCGACCCCGGGTTCGCGCCCGGAACCGGTACCCCCGAACCGTTCGGCCTCTCTCCCCGCGAGATGCGCGACGCGGTCCGATCGGTCGCTCCGCAGACTGTTGGTTTCGACATCGTGGAAGTGAACGACCGCGACGACGGGCAGGCCGCCACGCTGGCGGCGAAACTCCTCCGCGCGTACGTGTTCGCCCACGCGGACGCGTAG